A window of Formosa sp. Hel1_31_208 contains these coding sequences:
- the gldI gene encoding gliding motility-associated peptidyl-prolyl isomerase GldI — protein MKFIYRLLILLLLISSCKSPEARQPISVQSGSFIKESAERNRKLNEQERTRIETIISENPQRDYIASQNGFWYYYNTKVENDSITPNFGDLVNFNYDLKDLNGNVIYSQEELGTQNYAMDQEELFSGLREGLKLMKPRESVTFLFPSQKAFGYYGDNDRIGTNIPLQCKVTVNSITQNQ, from the coding sequence ATGAAATTTATATATCGACTACTCATCCTACTCTTACTCATTTCCAGTTGTAAATCACCTGAAGCGCGTCAGCCTATTTCGGTACAATCGGGTTCTTTTATTAAAGAATCTGCTGAGCGTAACCGTAAACTAAATGAGCAAGAGCGCACACGTATTGAAACCATTATAAGTGAGAATCCGCAGCGCGATTATATCGCCTCACAAAACGGGTTTTGGTATTATTACAACACGAAAGTAGAAAATGACAGCATTACTCCCAACTTTGGTGATCTGGTTAATTTCAATTATGACCTTAAAGATCTCAATGGAAATGTGATTTATTCACAAGAGGAACTCGGTACACAAAACTATGCTATGGATCAGGAAGAATTATTTAGCGGACTGCGAGAAGGTTTAAAATTAATGAAACCAAGAGAATCTGTGACTTTCCTATTTCCGTCGCAAAAAGCTTTCGGATACTACGGTGATAATGACCGCATAGGAACTAACATTCCATTACAGTGCAAAGTGACCGTCAATAGTATTACTCAAAACCAATAA
- a CDS encoding nucleoside-diphosphate kinase encodes MATNRTFTMLKPDSVEKGNIGAILEKITASGFRIVAMKLTQMTTTDAQAFYAVHNERPFFGELVEYMTRGPIVAAILEKDNAVEDFRTLIGATNPAEAAEGTIRKLYAASIGENAVHGSDSDENAAIEGAFHFSGREMF; translated from the coding sequence ATGGCAACAAATAGAACGTTTACCATGTTAAAGCCCGATTCTGTTGAAAAAGGGAATATTGGTGCAATATTAGAAAAGATTACAGCTTCAGGTTTTAGAATCGTAGCTATGAAATTAACACAAATGACAACTACTGATGCTCAAGCATTTTACGCAGTTCACAATGAAAGACCGTTCTTTGGTGAGTTAGTAGAATACATGACTCGCGGACCAATTGTAGCGGCGATTTTGGAAAAAGACAATGCTGTTGAAGATTTCAGAACTTTGATTGGAGCAACGAATCCAGCAGAAGCAGCAGAAGGAACGATTAGAAAATTGTATGCAGCGTCTATAGGAGAAAATGCAGTGCACGGAAGTGATAGTGATGAGAATGCAGCTATTGAAGGTGCTTTTCATTTCTCAGGAAGAGAGATGTTTTAA
- a CDS encoding aminoacyl-histidine dipeptidase — MSSEIRQLEPKALWNKFADLNAVPRPSKKEERVIKFMKDFGERLGLETIEDEVGNVIIKKPATSGMEERKAIVMQSHLDMVHQKNNDTVFDFDTQGIEMYVDGDWVRANGTTLGADNGLGVATIMAVLESDTIAHPALEALFTIDEETGMTGAKGLQGGLLSGEILLNLDTEEDDEIGVGCAGGIDVTATRSYEQEETPEFKIGYKVTVKGLQGGHSGMQIHEGLGNANKIMNRLLFDGFENFGLRISEIDGGSLRNAIPRESNATVVIDAIHEEAFESEMKDMGNEIKTELKTMEPDLIIEVSRIESPAQIMDLGVQEGLTRAIYAALNGVYRMSADIPDLVETSNNIARVIVKDGKIKIGCLTRSSVESSKWDLANSLRATFELTGCEVELSGDYPGWKPNVNSEILKVMVPLYKKLNDGNEPHVAACHAGLECGILGTNYPDMDMISFGPNIKGAHSPDERAQISSAQKYWNFVLEILQHIPKRS, encoded by the coding sequence ATGAGCTCAGAAATAAGACAACTAGAACCCAAAGCCCTATGGAATAAATTTGCCGATTTAAACGCTGTTCCGAGACCTTCAAAAAAGGAAGAACGTGTGATTAAATTCATGAAAGATTTTGGAGAGCGTTTAGGGTTAGAAACTATAGAAGATGAAGTGGGTAACGTGATTATTAAAAAACCTGCGACATCAGGAATGGAAGAACGTAAAGCCATAGTCATGCAATCGCATTTGGATATGGTGCATCAAAAAAATAACGATACTGTTTTCGATTTTGATACGCAAGGGATTGAAATGTATGTAGATGGTGATTGGGTAAGAGCTAATGGTACAACTTTAGGTGCAGACAACGGTTTAGGTGTTGCGACTATTATGGCTGTTTTAGAGAGTGATACTATTGCACATCCAGCTTTGGAAGCCTTATTTACAATTGATGAGGAAACAGGAATGACAGGAGCTAAAGGGCTTCAAGGCGGTTTGTTAAGTGGTGAGATCTTATTAAACTTGGATACCGAAGAAGATGATGAAATTGGTGTGGGTTGTGCTGGTGGAATTGATGTCACCGCTACAAGATCCTATGAGCAGGAGGAAACCCCTGAATTTAAGATAGGTTATAAAGTTACGGTTAAAGGTTTGCAAGGAGGCCACTCTGGTATGCAAATCCATGAAGGGCTAGGGAATGCCAATAAAATCATGAACCGTTTATTATTTGATGGCTTTGAAAACTTTGGTTTACGTATTTCAGAAATTGACGGTGGAAGTTTACGTAACGCTATTCCTAGAGAAAGCAATGCTACGGTGGTTATTGATGCCATTCACGAGGAAGCTTTTGAGTCTGAAATGAAAGATATGGGTAATGAGATCAAGACCGAATTAAAAACGATGGAGCCTGATTTGATTATTGAAGTTTCAAGAATTGAATCACCTGCTCAAATTATGGATTTAGGTGTGCAGGAAGGGTTAACGAGAGCGATTTATGCTGCATTGAATGGTGTCTATCGTATGAGTGCTGATATTCCAGATTTGGTAGAAACTTCTAATAATATTGCTCGTGTGATTGTCAAAGATGGCAAGATAAAAATAGGCTGTTTAACACGTAGTTCGGTGGAAAGTTCTAAATGGGATCTTGCTAATAGTCTCCGTGCTACTTTCGAACTCACGGGTTGTGAAGTAGAATTAAGCGGTGATTATCCTGGTTGGAAGCCTAATGTGAATTCTGAAATTTTAAAGGTCATGGTACCTTTATATAAGAAATTAAATGATGGTAACGAACCACATGTAGCGGCCTGTCATGCAGGATTGGAATGTGGAATTCTAGGCACTAACTATCCAGATATGGATATGATTAGTTTTGGGCCAAATATAAAGGGAGCGCATTCACCCGATGAGCGCGCGCAGATTTCTTCAGCACAGAAATATTGGAATTTTGTTTTAGAAATTCTCCAACATATTCCGAAGCGATCATAA
- a CDS encoding amidohydrolase family protein yields the protein MNKLKFAIAFCFCSFALFAQDYFPKNDGVKTTNTNYHAFTNAKIFVTPTQIIEKGTLLIKDGKVVASGQAVSIPKNSTVVDLDGKSIYPSFIDAYSTFGVKKPERSSGGNGPQYGPSRSGFYWNDHVMPENKAIEKFKFDSKAAKDLISAGFGVVNTHIDDGIIRGTGTLVALNPQDDNATLVLDPNSGQYFSFSKSVTSRQSYPNSIMGSMALLRQMYYDAEWYAKGNSETRDFSLEALNTNKNLVQIFNAGSRANALRADKVGDLFGVQYVILGGGDEYERINDVKATNATFIIPVDFPKAYDVENAYLSRSLSLSDMRTWNQAPSNPKVLADNGVKFAFTTHELKSAKTFMANVMKAIEYGLSKEKALEALTTVPAMVLGKSSEIGSLKNGAYANFLITSGDLFESGTTLYENWVQGQKTILENMNIKDIRGDYEFNLAGEAYKMSLKGTLKKLKSEITSNDKTRGSKISYTDDWINISMTSKDSTKQEFIRLVANVSGTNALNGKAIFPDGNEMTFYASIKQKEDAADAKKKKDEAKVTKETVAVTYPNMAYGFKELPTQETLLFKNATVWTNEKEGILENTDVLIKNGKIAKIGTNLSDSNANVIDATGKHLTSGVIDEHSHIAAASINEGGHNSSAEVSIEDVVDDEDIGIYRNLAGGVTSIQILHGSANPIGGRSAIIKLKWGESADNLIYDNSPKFIKFALGENVKQSNWSSFSRFPQSRMGVEQLYMDYFNRAKAYDELKKSGKPYRKDIEMEVLAEIINKERFISCHSYVQSEINMLMKVAERFDFNINTFTHILEGYKVADKMAAHGVGGSTFSDWWAYKYEVNDAIPYNAAIMHNAGVVVAINSDDSEMSRRLNQEAAKSVKYGGINEEDAWKFVTLNPAKLLHIDDRVGSIKVGKDGDVVLWSDHPMSIYAKAEKTIIEGVTYFDLERDKMLRTQLKNEKSALINQMMKAKNKGLKTQPIKKTEKDDMHCDYLDHEQH from the coding sequence ATGAATAAACTCAAGTTTGCAATTGCATTCTGCTTTTGCAGTTTTGCCTTATTTGCGCAAGACTATTTCCCGAAAAACGATGGTGTAAAAACTACAAACACCAATTATCACGCTTTCACCAACGCTAAAATTTTCGTCACGCCTACTCAGATTATTGAGAAAGGTACTCTTTTAATTAAGGACGGTAAAGTTGTAGCTTCTGGACAAGCGGTGAGTATTCCCAAAAACTCAACGGTTGTTGACCTAGATGGAAAAAGTATTTACCCGTCATTTATTGATGCCTATTCAACGTTTGGTGTAAAAAAACCTGAAAGGTCTTCAGGCGGTAACGGTCCGCAATATGGCCCAAGTCGATCAGGCTTTTACTGGAATGACCACGTAATGCCAGAAAATAAGGCAATTGAAAAATTTAAATTTGATTCAAAAGCAGCTAAAGACTTAATAAGTGCTGGTTTTGGTGTTGTAAACACCCATATTGATGATGGTATCATACGAGGTACTGGAACATTAGTGGCTTTAAACCCTCAAGACGATAATGCGACACTTGTTTTAGACCCGAATTCTGGACAGTACTTTTCTTTTAGCAAAAGTGTAACATCTAGACAGTCCTATCCTAATTCTATTATGGGGAGTATGGCTTTATTGCGTCAAATGTATTATGATGCCGAGTGGTATGCTAAAGGCAATAGCGAAACTAGAGACTTCTCTTTAGAAGCTTTAAATACTAACAAAAATCTCGTTCAAATATTTAATGCGGGTAGTAGAGCTAACGCTTTACGAGCCGACAAAGTTGGTGATCTCTTCGGCGTGCAATACGTTATACTTGGAGGTGGAGATGAATATGAACGTATTAACGATGTAAAAGCTACCAATGCCACATTTATCATTCCTGTAGACTTTCCGAAGGCTTACGATGTAGAGAATGCCTACCTCAGTCGCTCCTTATCCTTAAGTGATATGCGTACATGGAATCAAGCGCCTTCAAACCCCAAAGTATTGGCTGATAACGGTGTTAAATTTGCATTTACAACACATGAACTAAAATCAGCAAAAACATTTATGGCTAATGTGATGAAAGCCATAGAATATGGCTTATCAAAAGAAAAAGCACTAGAAGCATTAACTACAGTGCCAGCAATGGTATTAGGGAAATCTTCGGAAATAGGCTCACTTAAAAATGGAGCCTATGCTAACTTCTTGATTACATCAGGTGATCTATTTGAAAGCGGCACTACCCTCTACGAAAACTGGGTTCAGGGACAAAAGACCATTCTTGAAAATATGAATATTAAAGACATTCGAGGCGATTATGAGTTTAATCTTGCAGGTGAAGCTTACAAGATGTCTTTAAAAGGAACCCTCAAAAAATTAAAATCTGAAATTACAAGCAACGATAAAACACGCGGTTCTAAAATTTCTTATACCGATGATTGGATAAATATCTCAATGACGTCTAAAGATTCTACGAAACAGGAGTTTATCAGATTGGTTGCTAATGTATCAGGAACTAATGCGCTTAACGGAAAAGCTATTTTTCCTGATGGCAATGAAATGACGTTCTATGCGTCTATAAAGCAAAAAGAAGATGCGGCAGATGCTAAAAAGAAAAAGGATGAAGCTAAAGTAACTAAAGAAACGGTTGCAGTGACCTATCCTAATATGGCCTATGGCTTTAAAGAATTACCAACACAAGAAACACTACTCTTTAAGAACGCAACCGTTTGGACCAATGAAAAGGAAGGCATCTTAGAAAATACGGATGTATTGATCAAAAACGGTAAGATTGCTAAAATTGGTACAAATCTTTCTGATAGCAATGCGAATGTGATTGATGCCACAGGAAAACATTTAACCTCAGGTGTAATTGATGAACACTCTCATATTGCAGCGGCTTCTATTAATGAAGGCGGACATAACTCTTCAGCAGAAGTGAGTATTGAAGATGTGGTAGATGACGAAGACATAGGCATTTATCGCAATCTTGCTGGAGGAGTAACGTCCATTCAGATTTTACATGGATCGGCAAATCCAATTGGTGGACGATCAGCTATTATCAAATTAAAATGGGGTGAATCTGCTGATAATCTAATCTACGATAATAGTCCGAAATTTATAAAGTTTGCCTTAGGTGAAAACGTTAAACAATCTAATTGGTCTAGTTTTTCGAGATTTCCACAGTCGCGAATGGGTGTTGAACAACTTTATATGGATTACTTCAATCGCGCTAAAGCATACGATGAGTTAAAGAAAAGCGGCAAACCTTATCGCAAAGATATAGAGATGGAAGTCCTTGCCGAAATTATCAATAAAGAACGTTTTATTTCCTGTCACTCTTATGTGCAAAGTGAAATCAATATGCTGATGAAAGTTGCCGAACGTTTCGATTTCAATATTAATACTTTCACACATATATTAGAAGGTTATAAAGTCGCCGATAAAATGGCCGCTCATGGTGTTGGAGGATCAACATTTAGTGACTGGTGGGCCTACAAATACGAAGTCAATGATGCCATTCCTTATAATGCAGCAATCATGCATAATGCGGGTGTTGTTGTGGCTATTAATAGTGATGACAGTGAAATGTCTCGTCGCTTAAATCAAGAAGCTGCAAAATCGGTGAAATACGGTGGTATCAACGAAGAAGATGCTTGGAAATTTGTAACACTTAATCCTGCAAAATTATTGCATATCGATGATCGTGTTGGAAGTATTAAAGTGGGTAAAGATGGTGACGTAGTATTATGGAGTGATCATCCAATGTCAATTTATGCTAAAGCAGAAAAAACCATTATTGAAGGAGTTACTTATTTTGATTTAGAGCGTGATAAAATGTTGCGTACACAACTAAAGAATGAAAAGAGTGCATTGATTAATCAAATGATGAAAGCCAAAAATAAAGGTTTGAAAACACAACCGATTAAGAAGACAGAGAAAGATGACATGCATTGTGATTATTTAGATCATGAACAACACTAA
- a CDS encoding peptidylprolyl isomerase — MKLIKRTLQLLILCLLVSTTACEERYPDLDDGLYAEIITSKDTMVAQLYFKEVPVTVANFVALAEGNHPMVSEEYKSKPFFDSLTFHRVMDKFMIQGGDPTATGTGTPGYRFTADFSSEFRHDKAGVLSMANSGGTNTNGSQFFITEVPYPSLDAFNEDGTLKPCDQPRVSCHSIFGQLVKGIDVQDAISNVQVGPGSKPVENVYITKVNIIRKGSAAKSFNAPKVFESQLTQAEEDIAGLLSESKRIAKAKVEKAIAETKPLLEDYMSKTTDYPSGLKKHIITESTGEKPNTGQMAMIAYEGYFTDGRLFDSNVLEVAEKYGVVNPRRKAGGGYGVTPMKVSPDASLIAGFKDALATMKVGEKAFFFIPSHLAYGEGGRGGIPPNTDLTFILEMKSIQ; from the coding sequence ATGAAATTGATTAAGCGAACCCTACAACTCTTAATACTATGTCTATTAGTAAGCACAACGGCCTGCGAAGAACGTTATCCTGATTTGGACGACGGACTCTATGCCGAGATCATTACCTCAAAAGACACAATGGTAGCGCAACTATATTTTAAAGAAGTACCTGTTACTGTTGCTAATTTTGTGGCTTTAGCCGAAGGGAATCACCCAATGGTAAGTGAAGAATACAAATCTAAGCCATTTTTTGACAGTTTGACATTTCATCGTGTCATGGACAAATTCATGATTCAAGGTGGTGATCCTACAGCTACAGGCACTGGGACACCTGGTTACCGATTTACGGCCGATTTCAGTTCAGAATTTAGACATGATAAAGCGGGTGTTTTATCAATGGCAAACTCTGGCGGTACAAACACCAATGGAAGTCAGTTTTTTATCACTGAAGTGCCTTACCCTAGTTTAGATGCCTTTAATGAAGATGGTACATTAAAACCTTGTGATCAGCCCAGAGTGAGCTGTCATTCAATTTTCGGACAATTAGTAAAAGGTATTGACGTTCAAGATGCCATTTCAAATGTCCAAGTCGGACCAGGGAGCAAACCTGTTGAGAATGTGTACATCACTAAAGTAAATATCATTAGAAAAGGATCGGCTGCAAAATCATTTAATGCCCCTAAAGTATTCGAATCTCAGTTAACACAAGCTGAAGAAGATATTGCAGGATTGCTGAGTGAATCAAAACGTATTGCCAAAGCCAAAGTAGAGAAAGCCATTGCTGAAACAAAACCATTGTTAGAAGATTACATGTCTAAAACTACCGACTATCCTTCTGGCCTAAAAAAACACATTATTACAGAAAGTACTGGCGAAAAGCCAAATACCGGACAAATGGCTATGATTGCTTATGAAGGCTATTTCACCGATGGACGTTTATTTGATAGCAATGTTTTGGAGGTTGCCGAAAAATACGGTGTTGTCAATCCGAGACGTAAAGCCGGAGGAGGTTATGGCGTTACACCTATGAAGGTAAGTCCAGATGCTAGTCTTATAGCTGGTTTTAAAGATGCTTTAGCTACTATGAAAGTTGGAGAAAAAGCCTTTTTCTTTATACCTTCTCACCTCGCTTACGGAGAAGGTGGTCGTGGAGGTATTCCACCAAATACAGACTTGACATTTATTTTAGAAATGAAATCGATTCAGTAA
- a CDS encoding DJ-1/PfpI family protein, with the protein MDTRTTQTNLEPYLIVIPVYDGVDLMDIAAPREIFGWLESDTSFNRCVRVLYIGDDQKKTFVTNNGVEIAMDAGFQDKDVQHPNLIWVPGGRPEALAIILNDEYSLFTAYVKRTGANADWVCSVCEGAILLANTGLLDGHNITTHWAFVNCFKKFPKVTVVAGHPRYVKSGNRITGGGISSGLDEALYLVELIAGTSSAVAIQQTMQYYPDPPVKSSIPEAAAVKFLD; encoded by the coding sequence ATGGATACACGTACAACCCAAACAAATTTAGAACCCTATCTCATTGTCATTCCTGTATATGATGGTGTAGATCTCATGGATATAGCCGCACCTCGTGAAATATTTGGTTGGCTCGAATCAGACACATCGTTTAATAGGTGTGTACGAGTACTCTATATTGGTGATGACCAAAAAAAGACCTTTGTAACCAATAATGGTGTTGAAATAGCTATGGATGCAGGCTTTCAAGATAAAGACGTTCAACATCCTAATTTGATATGGGTGCCTGGTGGACGACCAGAGGCTCTGGCTATTATTCTAAATGATGAATACTCCCTTTTTACAGCTTATGTTAAACGCACAGGTGCGAATGCCGACTGGGTGTGTTCAGTCTGCGAAGGTGCTATCCTGCTTGCAAATACAGGTTTGTTAGATGGACACAACATCACAACCCATTGGGCTTTTGTGAATTGTTTTAAGAAGTTTCCAAAAGTGACCGTCGTTGCGGGACATCCGAGATATGTAAAAAGTGGCAATCGCATCACTGGAGGTGGTATTTCGTCTGGATTGGATGAAGCCTTATATTTAGTTGAGTTAATTGCAGGAACCTCCAGTGCTGTTGCCATTCAGCAAACCATGCAATATTATCCTGATCCTCCTGTGAAGAGTTCTATTCCTGAAGCAGCTGCTGTAAAGTTTCTGGACTGA
- a CDS encoding bifunctional oligoribonuclease/PAP phosphatase NrnA — translation MNKDDINSIKGLLSSPKTIVIIPHKNPDGDAIGSTLGLYHYLKSMNHTATVIAPNDYPDFLKWMPEESSILKYDSKKVESDALIRDADIFFTLDFNALNRIGQMETAVTEAHGIKIMIDHHQQPDNYATYMYSDVSMSSTCEMVYNFIDMLGDSDKIDANIATCLYVGIMTDTGSFRFPSTTSATHNIIGHLIDKGANNSEIHNNIYDTNSYQRLQLLGRALSNLKVIPEYRTAYITLSQEELNTFNFKKGDTEGVVNYALSLHGVIFAAIFIENHQEDIIKISLRSKGEFSVNEFSRAHFSGGGHTNAAGGKSDLNLQDTIDKFISILPQYIEDLKA, via the coding sequence ATGAACAAAGACGATATTAATAGCATAAAAGGGCTTTTAAGTTCTCCTAAGACCATTGTGATTATTCCTCATAAAAATCCAGATGGAGACGCTATTGGCTCTACACTAGGTTTGTACCACTATCTTAAATCTATGAATCATACGGCCACGGTTATTGCGCCTAATGATTATCCCGATTTCCTTAAATGGATGCCTGAAGAATCTAGTATTTTAAAATACGATTCAAAAAAAGTAGAAAGCGATGCGCTTATTCGTGATGCTGATATCTTTTTTACCTTAGATTTTAATGCGCTCAATCGTATTGGTCAGATGGAAACTGCCGTGACTGAAGCTCATGGTATTAAAATCATGATTGATCATCACCAGCAACCCGATAATTATGCCACCTATATGTATTCGGATGTGAGTATGTCTTCTACCTGTGAAATGGTGTATAACTTTATTGATATGCTTGGTGATTCTGATAAAATAGATGCGAATATCGCTACCTGCCTCTATGTAGGAATCATGACCGATACAGGGTCCTTTCGATTTCCATCAACGACTAGTGCCACACATAACATCATTGGACATCTCATTGATAAAGGGGCAAACAATTCGGAAATTCATAACAATATATACGATACCAATAGCTATCAACGATTACAATTATTAGGACGCGCTTTAAGTAATCTTAAAGTGATTCCAGAATACCGTACCGCATACATCACACTATCTCAAGAGGAACTCAATACCTTTAACTTTAAAAAAGGAGATACTGAAGGCGTGGTCAATTATGCCTTATCACTGCATGGTGTAATTTTCGCTGCTATTTTTATTGAGAACCATCAAGAAGATATTATTAAGATTTCTTTGCGGAGTAAGGGTGAATTCTCGGTGAATGAATTCTCAAGAGCACACTTTAGTGGTGGTGGTCACACCAATGCTGCTGGAGGTAAAAGTGATTTGAACCTACAAGACACCATTGATAAATTTATTAGTATATTGCCTCAATATATAGAAGACCTCAAAGCATAA
- a CDS encoding amidohydrolase family protein has product MKNIHIKFMVLALLNFSLAFAQQTPAPKQSKTIAITGATAHIGNGNVIEKSLIVIEDGKLTNVADMSMVKMDLGNMEVIDATGKHVYPGFIVPNSTLGLVEIGAVRASDDESELGTWNPHIRSLIAYNAESKIVESMRPNGVLIGQIAPRGGRISGTSSIVQFDAWNWEDAVIKADDGIHMNWPNSFRRGRWWLGEDRGLTPNKDYDSQVTEIIDYFNATKAYMRGSKSIKNLPYEAANGMFDGSKTLYIHVDDEKGIIDAINLCKGQNVKSMVIVGGYEAHKVADMLRKNNVPVLLKRVHSRPGQTDDDYDMPFKLAKLLTDRGVTVALESSGQMERMNSRNLPFYAGTTVAHGLTKEQALQLITLNTAKILGIDDAYGSLENGKSATLFISEGDALDMRTNILTHAFIDGRLISLNTHQTELWQRYSKKYKNQK; this is encoded by the coding sequence ATGAAAAACATACATATAAAATTTATGGTGCTAGCATTGCTTAATTTTTCTTTAGCATTTGCACAACAGACACCAGCGCCTAAGCAAAGTAAAACTATTGCTATTACTGGAGCGACAGCACATATTGGTAATGGAAACGTTATCGAGAAAAGCTTAATAGTCATTGAAGATGGTAAACTCACTAACGTTGCCGACATGTCTATGGTTAAAATGGACCTTGGTAATATGGAAGTCATTGACGCCACAGGCAAGCATGTGTACCCAGGATTCATTGTCCCTAACTCTACACTTGGTTTAGTGGAAATTGGAGCCGTAAGAGCTTCAGATGACGAATCTGAATTAGGAACTTGGAATCCGCATATTAGAAGTTTGATTGCATATAATGCAGAATCTAAAATTGTAGAATCGATGCGTCCTAATGGTGTATTAATTGGTCAAATAGCTCCTCGTGGTGGACGTATTTCTGGAACCTCATCCATTGTACAATTTGATGCTTGGAACTGGGAGGATGCTGTGATTAAAGCAGACGACGGAATCCATATGAATTGGCCAAATAGTTTTAGAAGAGGCCGTTGGTGGCTTGGAGAAGATCGCGGCTTGACTCCTAATAAAGATTATGATAGTCAGGTTACTGAAATTATAGATTATTTTAATGCCACAAAAGCTTATATGCGAGGAAGTAAAAGCATTAAAAATTTACCGTATGAAGCGGCAAATGGCATGTTTGATGGCTCCAAAACCTTATACATTCATGTAGATGATGAAAAAGGAATCATTGATGCAATAAACCTTTGTAAAGGTCAAAATGTGAAATCTATGGTTATTGTTGGTGGTTATGAAGCTCATAAAGTAGCTGATATGCTAAGAAAGAATAATGTACCTGTATTATTAAAACGTGTACATTCTAGACCAGGTCAAACAGACGACGATTATGATATGCCATTCAAACTAGCCAAACTACTTACTGATAGAGGTGTGACTGTGGCATTGGAGTCGAGCGGTCAAATGGAACGTATGAATTCTCGTAACCTTCCTTTTTATGCAGGAACTACGGTAGCACATGGGTTAACTAAAGAACAAGCACTTCAGTTAATTACATTGAATACTGCTAAAATATTAGGAATTGATGATGCATACGGTAGCTTAGAAAATGGAAAAAGCGCTACACTTTTCATTAGTGAAGGTGATGCATTAGATATGAGAACGAATATATTAACACATGCCTTTATTGATGGTAGACTTATTAGTTTAAATACACATCAAACCGAACTATGGCAGCGTTACTCTAAAAAGTATAAAAATCAGAAATAA
- a CDS encoding DUF3810 domain-containing protein yields the protein MLKRKKLIIALFIIPQIIGLKILSYFPEFVEKVYSHSVYIWISKAMRYAFGWLPFSVGDVLYTLLGLYVLRWFYVNRRRTLKDTKHWIIDIAAAISIGYFAFHVLWAFNYYRLPLHQSLNLKSDYTTEELVNLTERLILKANDIHLQIADTDSTQVIMPYSKTQILKLVPEGYDELSKEFPYLAYEPRSIKRSIYSLQLTYMGFSGYLNPFTNEAQVDGLIPSFKFPTTGSHEVAHQLGYAAENEANFIGSMAAMHHPDRFFRYSGYTFALRHCLYEVYRRDNKRYRELATTVNKGIFKNYQEVSDFWNSYKNPAEPLFKSTYNNFLKANNQSKGMESYSYVVALLVNYHKDHPLK from the coding sequence ATGCTGAAACGTAAAAAACTCATCATCGCTTTATTCATTATTCCGCAAATTATTGGATTAAAAATCTTGTCGTATTTTCCAGAATTTGTAGAAAAGGTTTATAGTCACAGTGTTTATATCTGGATTTCTAAAGCCATGCGTTATGCCTTCGGCTGGTTACCGTTTTCGGTTGGGGATGTCTTATATACACTGCTTGGTTTGTATGTATTGCGTTGGTTTTATGTAAATAGAAGACGTACTTTAAAAGATACTAAACATTGGATTATCGACATCGCAGCTGCTATTTCTATTGGTTATTTTGCCTTTCATGTGCTTTGGGCTTTCAATTACTATCGTTTGCCTTTACACCAATCGCTAAATCTCAAGAGTGATTATACGACTGAAGAATTGGTGAATCTTACTGAGCGACTTATCCTTAAAGCAAATGACATACACTTACAAATAGCCGATACCGATTCAACCCAGGTAATCATGCCCTATTCTAAGACTCAAATTTTAAAATTGGTTCCGGAAGGATATGATGAGCTATCAAAAGAGTTTCCGTATTTGGCGTATGAGCCTCGCAGTATCAAACGATCCATTTATAGTTTACAACTAACCTATATGGGTTTTTCAGGATATTTGAATCCGTTTACCAATGAAGCGCAGGTAGATGGTTTGATTCCGTCTTTTAAATTTCCCACAACTGGCAGTCATGAGGTGGCACATCAATTAGGATATGCCGCAGAAAATGAAGCTAATTTTATTGGCAGTATGGCAGCTATGCATCATCCCGACAGATTCTTTAGATACTCGGGTTATACTTTTGCGTTACGACATTGCCTTTACGAAGTTTATCGCCGTGATAATAAGCGTTACCGAGAACTTGCAACTACGGTAAATAAGGGCATTTTTAAGAATTACCAAGAAGTTAGTGATTTTTGGAACAGCTATAAAAACCCTGCTGAACCTCTGTTTAAATCCACTTACAACAACTTTTTAAAAGCAAATAATCAGTCTAAAGGTATGGAAAGTTACAGCTATGTAGTGGCATTACTGGTCAACTACCATAAAGACCATCCTTTAAAATAA